The following is a genomic window from Manihot esculenta cultivar AM560-2 chromosome 9, M.esculenta_v8, whole genome shotgun sequence.
ATTCTTATATATTGTTGTTTGTTACCAATACATTGTCTTTAAACAACAAGTGAAATGCACAAGGATGCAACTTTTCCACTTTGATTCAAACACAATGAAGAAGCTGCCGCGATGTAGCACATCACTATGCAACCTTTAATTTTTACTTACAACTTCAAGCTGTTAGCAATCATAATGTCACAAACATATCTATCGGGCGGCATGTCTGTCCTCTGTCAGTTTTAACAAAAGCTGGAAAAAACCCGAGCTGACAGAACCAATTGACACCTAGGCACTATCTCTCTACCTCATTTCTTATATATCTATTACAATAAGTACCAGAAAGCAAAAAAAGCCAAGCATGCACGCTCACACTTCCAGCCAAAAAAATGTAACATTTACTCTCTCACCAGATGATTTGTTATGCAGTCACTGCGGGTCTGCTCGGTCTTTTCCCTTCCATGGCGTCTTTCTTTTTTCGACAGTTAGGGCAGAGGAAGGGGCCTTCCCATGGCTTTGATCCAGGTGAGAAAAAAGACCCTGAGTTTACTGATAAACCATCAGTCGGGCTTTGATCTACTTGGCATACAGCACATCTGTACAGCCCAGAGTTTGCATTTGAAGGAAAATCTTTACCCAACCTGCACGTGCATCATAAAAGGTTAAAGCGAGACTAATGTTACAGGTTACAAATCGCCAAATTGACAACACATGTAAGCTCCTAGTTCCATCCTTTGGTAATAGGAGCAATCTGAAAAGCAAAATGTTCTGAACCGGAAAGACCCAGCTGTTTACCAAAAGACAAAATCCAAGCCATCTGAATTATATCAAAGGAACCTGACAATTAACAAACCTTTCTGCAAGTACAGCAGAACCCTCCTCAAACAACTCCTCTACCACTCCAACAGCAGAAAGCTTATTTGTTGCTTTCCATCCAGAATTAATAGATTTCTTTCCAAACAGAAGTGAACTAAGCATGTTTTGCTTCTTCGTTTGTATGGTAGGTAAGACAGGAACGTCAAATGGGACAATATCAACAACAAGGCATGTTGTATCATCCTTCAGCCCTCTTGACCTTAAAGCCTCCTGCATAATGAGAAAAACAAGTATAACTAACACAAAACTAGCAGCAGACAAAATAAAACAGTGAACACATACAAGATATCACCTTAACCACCAACTTGGCAGCAAGCTCTGCAGGTAAACCACGACAAGACTTTGCAGCCATATCAGAAGATAGTGCATCCCAGATACCATCAGAAGCAATAATGAGCCTCCCCCCCGCGTTCGAAAGCTAAATAAACAGACAAGAAACTTCCATTGTTTcacaaatgaaaagaaaagtgacAAAGCCAACACCGAGAAAATGACCTCACCTTAACTTGCTTGACATGTGGTATTGGAACAATAAACTCTCCAACATCAGTATCTCCGATTGACCTAGAAAGACATAATCCACCTGGCCAGCAGCGCAAGGGACCAACCTGCAGTCACAGACAAACAAGAAATGAACCAATGAACCAAAGGAAACTGCAGGAGAAAGTGGAAGGATATAGGAGAAAATAAACTTCCTACTGTAACAATTTGCAGATGACAGATAATGATTCCGTGATACCTGATTGCCCCCGTATACATTGAGCCTCCCTACTTCACCCCCGCTTGCAGTGACACGCTCCCTCTCTTCTGCATTTTCTTCTAACCTGTGATCAACTGTCAAAAGTGAAACTACACCACCCTGGGTGTCCAAGATGCATCGTGAATCTCCCACAGAAGCAACAGTAATGGTCCACCCATCTATCACAACAAATGTCACAGTTGTCCCAGAAGTTTCCCCTGCCAGTATATCAGAATTATAAGCCAGTACATTAATGAAGAGCAGAAGAAGCCAGAAAGAAAATATTACAAATACATACTTTTCTGCTGAAATTCTATGTCAGTTTTCACAAAACCGGCAACCAGTGCTCGAGGAAGGGCTTGAAGCCACTCTTCCTGACTGATTTCCTGGGGAATGGCACTCAAAACATTATCCAATAAGTTCTCTTTTGCAAAGATTGCTGCTGATATACCATTATGGCCATCAAAAATCTGTGAACAATaccaaaaaataatgaattccTACAGAATAGGAACAAATCAATATGATGATCCCTAGGGACCTAAAGCTAGGGtaattttttaacatttctCTACATGATCACTGAGAAAACATATGAAaacaaatttgaaaaaaagaaatagtACCGCAAAGACAGAAAATGATGTAGACAAATCCCCAGGAATCCTCTGGCAGTCGGATTTTATCAGAAAGTAGTCTTCTCCCTTCTTTGCCAAAGCAGCTTGTCCATACTTCACAAAAGGTTTCTCAACCTTCTCGTTCCTAAGCTCACGACCAATCAAGGTCCCAAGTGGAACAGGAGGGGATTTCATACTTGATACTTCAGCCTGGCTCATGGGAGTTTAGGTGTCAACATTTCCACAACTCCAGTGGGAAAACCCTATCCACTCTCATTAATCAAATGAATAATTTCATCTTCATGTCTTATAAACATGTACCCTTTACATTTCAATCTAGTGCAATTAAAATACATTACCAATTAATTATCAGCAGAAAAAATGctattaaaaatatctttagAAAAGGGGGAACCAATTTTGGTCAATACTTCCAGGAATCTCACACCACCAGAAAAATTGACCTACACCATAATATGTAGTGATGCCTATTTATCACTCAAATCATACAAAGTGGGGAAAAAGTCCAACGCTGAGTTGGAGATTCTAAACTAGGTGTGTAAACTGTAACGACctcgaaatcggaccgctatcggcgctaggatccagatcgacttaaggtcgccgggaaccgtagcaagcctaacatacaacctgtaatacctgataaatcccatacataatcatacatttacataaaaattttaaactttccatataccaaacttgacctgtgcatgcactatactgtAAATATAAAATCTCACACTAGAgccatcatcaaatgctctagcggggtaacatatcatatgtcaagcctggttcaacataactcatcattaaagcatttcctatagatcatgtacaaaaggggattaaccatacattagggtcaaacacaatactaatcctcgttacattactttacattacatcattttacatctCATATCCACTGCTCATCTATTACATATCAAGTTTTTACCcttacccccaggtttgcaggttcaggataacactctgtaacgacccggaaaccggaccgctaccggcgctaagatccagatcgacttaaggtcgccgagacccatagcaagcctaacatacaacctgtaatacctgataaatcccatacatgatcatacatttacataaaaattttaaactttccatataccaaacttgacatgtgcatgcactatactgtaaacataaaaccccacactagagccctcatcaaatgctctagcgggataacatatcatatgtcaagcctggttcaacataactcatcattaaagcatttcctatagatcatgtacaaaaggggatt
Proteins encoded in this region:
- the LOC110623088 gene encoding probable protein phosphatase 2C 5 isoform X1 translates to MLDLLRPLHVPTAEVSSMKSPPVPLGTLIGRELRNEKVEKPFVKYGQAALAKKGEDYFLIKSDCQRIPGDLSTSFSVFAIFDGHNGISAAIFAKENLLDNVLSAIPQEISQEEWLQALPRALVAGFVKTDIEFQQKRETSGTTVTFVVIDGWTITVASVGDSRCILDTQGGVVSLLTVDHRLEENAEERERVTASGGEVGRLNVYGGNQVGPLRCWPGGLCLSRSIGDTDVGEFIVPIPHVKQVKLSNAGGRLIIASDGIWDALSSDMAAKSCRGLPAELAAKLVVKEALRSRGLKDDTTCLVVDIVPFDVPVLPTIQTKKQNMLSSLLFGKKSINSGWKATNKLSAVGVVEELFEEGSAVLAERLGKDFPSNANSGLYRCAVCQVDQSPTDGLSVNSGSFFSPGSKPWEGPFLCPNCRKKKDAMEGKRPSRPAVTA
- the LOC110623088 gene encoding probable protein phosphatase 2C 5 isoform X2; translation: MSQAEVSSMKSPPVPLGTLIGRELRNEKVEKPFVKYGQAALAKKGEDYFLIKSDCQRIPGDLSTSFSVFAIFDGHNGISAAIFAKENLLDNVLSAIPQEISQEEWLQALPRALVAGFVKTDIEFQQKRETSGTTVTFVVIDGWTITVASVGDSRCILDTQGGVVSLLTVDHRLEENAEERERVTASGGEVGRLNVYGGNQVGPLRCWPGGLCLSRSIGDTDVGEFIVPIPHVKQVKLSNAGGRLIIASDGIWDALSSDMAAKSCRGLPAELAAKLVVKEALRSRGLKDDTTCLVVDIVPFDVPVLPTIQTKKQNMLSSLLFGKKSINSGWKATNKLSAVGVVEELFEEGSAVLAERLGKDFPSNANSGLYRCAVCQVDQSPTDGLSVNSGSFFSPGSKPWEGPFLCPNCRKKKDAMEGKRPSRPAVTA